A genome region from Alicyclobacillus acidocaldarius subsp. acidocaldarius DSM 446 includes the following:
- the gatC gene encoding Asp-tRNA(Asn)/Glu-tRNA(Gln) amidotransferase subunit GatC, giving the protein MKITDETVSHVAKLARLWLHPQELSQLVPQLNDILEYAAKLQSVSLDGVEPTSHPFHEVNVVRSDVPRESLSREEALRNAPDQDQGMVRVPAVLEGGGGA; this is encoded by the coding sequence TTGAAAATCACCGATGAGACGGTGAGTCACGTCGCGAAACTTGCGCGGCTGTGGCTTCATCCTCAGGAACTCTCGCAACTCGTTCCCCAGTTGAACGACATTCTCGAGTACGCCGCAAAACTGCAGAGCGTCTCGTTGGACGGCGTGGAGCCGACAAGTCATCCGTTCCATGAGGTGAATGTGGTGCGCTCGGACGTGCCGCGCGAAAGCCTGTCGAGAGAGGAAGCGCTCCGCAATGCGCCGGATCAGGATCAGGGCATGGTGCGCGTTCCGGCCGTTTTGGAAGGAGGGGGCGGCGCATGA
- the gatA gene encoding Asp-tRNA(Asn)/Glu-tRNA(Gln) amidotransferase subunit GatA, translated as MSTPTVKEILRSIAAGETRARDWVEQSLRAIREIDGRLKAFLLVDEEQALAAADRIDRAKMYQHAPLRGVPYAAKDNIVTRGVRTTAASRILENYIPPYNATVIDKLQQAAAVMVGKTNMDEFAMGSSTETSAFQKTANPYGEDRVPGGSSGGSAAAVAAGLVPFALGSDTGGSIRQPAAFTGCFGLKPTYGRVSRYGLIAFASSLDQIGPFTRTAEDAALVLNAICGHDPLDSTSSRQPVPNFADGIDRGVKGVRVGIVRHLPEEGLEPGVKAAVDRAIQQLEAEGAEIVEIDLPHMEYAVATYYLIAPAEASSNLARYDGVRYGRRAEASSLLEMYERSRSEGFGMEVKRRIIIGTYALSSGYYDAYYKRAQQMRTLIRQDYERAFEACDVIAMPTAPTTAFRLGEKLDNPLQMYLNDIYTIPANLAGLPGASVPCGFVDGLPVGLQLIGRPFDEATILRVAHAYEQVRDFAWPKPVLGVAE; from the coding sequence ATGAGCACGCCGACGGTGAAGGAGATCCTCCGGTCCATCGCGGCGGGGGAGACAAGGGCGCGCGACTGGGTGGAGCAGTCGCTCCGCGCGATTCGCGAGATTGACGGCCGCTTGAAGGCTTTTCTCCTCGTCGATGAGGAGCAGGCGCTCGCCGCGGCGGACCGGATCGATCGCGCCAAGATGTATCAGCATGCGCCGCTTCGCGGCGTTCCATATGCGGCAAAGGACAACATCGTCACGCGGGGCGTGCGGACCACGGCCGCGTCGCGCATCCTCGAGAATTACATACCGCCCTACAACGCGACCGTGATCGACAAGCTGCAGCAGGCCGCGGCCGTGATGGTGGGCAAGACGAACATGGACGAGTTCGCGATGGGATCGTCCACGGAGACGTCCGCGTTCCAGAAGACCGCGAACCCGTACGGCGAGGACCGCGTGCCCGGCGGATCGAGCGGCGGGTCGGCGGCGGCGGTGGCGGCCGGACTGGTGCCGTTCGCACTGGGTTCGGACACGGGTGGATCCATTCGCCAACCGGCGGCGTTCACCGGCTGCTTCGGCCTGAAGCCCACGTACGGACGGGTATCCCGGTACGGGCTCATCGCGTTTGCGTCATCGCTCGATCAGATCGGCCCGTTCACGCGGACGGCGGAGGACGCGGCGCTCGTGCTGAACGCCATCTGCGGCCACGATCCGCTGGATTCCACCTCGAGCCGCCAGCCGGTGCCCAATTTCGCGGACGGGATCGACAGGGGTGTCAAGGGCGTGCGCGTGGGCATCGTGCGCCACCTGCCGGAAGAGGGGCTTGAGCCGGGCGTGAAGGCGGCGGTCGATCGCGCCATCCAACAGCTTGAGGCGGAGGGTGCCGAGATCGTGGAGATCGATTTGCCGCACATGGAGTACGCGGTGGCGACGTACTATCTCATCGCGCCGGCGGAGGCGTCGTCGAACCTCGCTCGCTACGACGGCGTGCGGTACGGGCGGCGCGCGGAAGCGTCGAGCCTCCTCGAGATGTACGAGCGGTCGCGCAGCGAGGGCTTCGGCATGGAGGTCAAGCGCCGGATCATCATCGGCACCTACGCCTTGTCCTCCGGCTATTACGACGCGTACTACAAGCGGGCGCAGCAGATGCGGACGCTCATCCGCCAAGACTATGAGCGGGCGTTTGAGGCGTGCGACGTGATCGCCATGCCGACGGCGCCGACGACGGCGTTCAGGCTCGGCGAGAAGCTGGACAACCCGCTGCAGATGTACCTGAACGACATCTACACCATCCCGGCCAATCTCGCGGGCCTGCCGGGCGCGAGCGTGCCGTGCGGATTTGTGGATGGGCTTCCCGTGGGGCTGCAGCTCATCGGCAGGCCGTTCGACGAGGCGACGATTCTGCGCGTGGCGCACGCGTACGAGCA